A single window of Melospiza georgiana isolate bMelGeo1 chromosome 6, bMelGeo1.pri, whole genome shotgun sequence DNA harbors:
- the AP5M1 gene encoding AP-5 complex subunit mu-1 yields MALRALWLLRHDPAAGGAVLFSRRYPTVELRAETFNGSARVPIPSDSAFLEALLLELKLEDEHLFVEHRDTCTRISHSCVHSVSTAAGELWPVLAFRKSGLIYACVPLVEGGLEPRPALLTVRGLSQGLALLLGIMDYVSPSRKNEAELSSKVGQLRTLLIQACPLGTPLNTNIRSLSSSFEDIQEMPVDKEQPAWRSSSYKGKPQVNVCIAEKVKCMQYDQRDVVDTWQVYGAVNCKCDIEGAAPNVTLSLALPSNAPPLQDIVVHHCVTSVDPAMLLSTSAEPLHDSVYNGPYKFPFIPPSDSFDLCYYTSQVPVPPILGCYQLVEEGSQIKITVNLKLHESIKNSFEYCEARIPFFNRGPIAQLEHKVSYGQLDVFREKSLLVWVIGQKFPKSLEVSLTATLSFGTAGKEHPTDYVCTGNTAYVKLYFRIPDFTLTGCYVDQHSVQIFVPGKPRITASRELISSDYYIWNSKAPAPMVFKPLLD; encoded by the exons ATGGCCCTGCGGGCGCTGTGGCTCCTTAGGCACGACCCCGCGGCCGGCGGCGCCGTGCTCTTCTCCAG GCGCTACCCCACGGTGGAGCTGCGCGCCGAGACCTTCAACGGCTCCGCGCGCGTCCCCATCCCCTCAGACAGCGCCTTCCTCGAggccctgctcctggagctgaagcTGGAGGACGAGCACCTCTTtgtggagcacagggacacctgcACCAGGATCAGCCACTCGTGCGTGCACTCCGTGTCCACCGCCGCGGGCGAGCTCTGGCCCGTGCTGGCGTTCCGCAAGAGCGGCCTCATCTACGCCTGCGTGCCGCTGGTGGAGGGCGGCCTGGAGCCGCGGCCGGCCCTGCTCACCGTCAGAGGGCTCTCCCAGGGACTGGCCCTCCTGCTGGGCATCATGGACTACGTCTCTCCCAGCCGCAAGAACGAGGCCGAGCTGAGCAGCAAGGTGGGGCAGCTCCGGACTCTGCTGATCCAGgcctgtcccctgggcacccccCTGAACACCAACATCCgcagcctcagcagctccttcGAGGACATCCAGGAGATGCCTGTGGACAAGGAGCAGCCAGCCTGGAGATCCAGCAGCTACAAGGGCAAACCCCAGGTCAATGTCTGCATCGCTGAGAAGGTCAAGTGTATGCAGTATGACCAGAGGGATGTGGTGGACACGTGGCAAGTTTATGGAGCTGTGAACTGCAAG TGTGACATCGAGGGAGCTGCACCAAACGTCACCCTGAGCCTGGCGCTGCCCAGCAACGCGCCCCCGCTGCAGGACATCGTGGTCCATCACTGTGTCACCTCCGTGGACCCTGCCATGCTCCTGTccaccagtgctgagcccctgcacGACTCTGTGTACAATGGACCCTACAAATTCCCTTTCATTCCTCCTTCAGACTCCTTTGACCTGTGTTACTACACTTCCCAG GTTCCTGTTCCACCAATTTTGGGATGTTACCAGCTCGTTGAAGAGGGATCACAGATAAAAATAACAGTTAATTTAAAGCTCCATGAAAGCATAAAGAATTCTTTTGAGTACTGTGAAGCTCGTATACCTTTCTTCAACAG GGGCCCCATTGCTCAGTTAGAGCACAAAGTCAGTTATGGCCAGCTGGATGTGTTCAGGGAGAAGAGCCTCCTGGTTTGGGTCATTG GACAGAAGTTCCCCAAATCTTTGGAGGTTTCCCTGACTGCAACTCTGTCTTTTGGCACCGCAGGCAAAGAGCACCCGACTGATTATGTGTGCACTGGGAACACTGCTTATGTCAAA CTGTATTTTAGGATCCCAGACTTTACACTTACTGGATGTTATGTAGACCAGCATTCTGTTCAGATCTTTGTTCCAGGGAAGCCCAGAATTACTGCAT cCCGGGAATTGATTTCTTCTGATTACTACATCTGGAATTCCAAAGCACCAGCACCTATGGTATTCAAACCCTTACTTGACTAA